A stretch of the Longimicrobiaceae bacterium genome encodes the following:
- a CDS encoding EAL domain-containing protein: EVKYPERVVIEITERTAITDYPKFQGYLKEFRDRGFRFAVDDAGSGYAGLGSIANLEPDFIKLDISLISDIDANFMKQNLVETMVSFANDHGIKVIAEGVEREEEYDAVRRLGVHLTQGFLFHRPSAK, translated from the coding sequence ATGAAGTCAAGTATCCCGAGCGGGTCGTCATCGAGATCACCGAGCGCACGGCGATCACCGACTACCCCAAGTTCCAGGGCTACCTCAAGGAGTTCCGCGACCGGGGCTTCCGGTTCGCCGTGGACGACGCGGGAAGCGGGTACGCGGGGCTGGGGTCCATCGCCAACCTGGAGCCGGACTTCATCAAGCTCGACATCTCGCTGATCTCGGACATCGACGCCAACTTCATGAAGCAGAACCTGGTGGAGACCATGGTGTCGTTCGCCAACGACCACGGCATCAAGGTGATCGCCGAGGGCGTGGAGCGTGAGGAGGAGTACGACGCGGTGCGGCGGCTTGGCGTGCACCTCACGCAGGGGTTCCTGTTCCACCGGCCGAGTGCGAAGTAG